From the genome of Spirochaetota bacterium:
TGTGCCATCTCAGCAAAGAAGTAGCAGGAGCTTACTGCATCCTTATCGCGCACAAAATCAAGTGGCAGATAGCCATAGCTTTCTTCTCCACCAAAAATAAACGTACGCCAACCTTCATAATCCTTCATCTTTTTTGCAATCCATTTGAATCCGGTCAAAACATTTTCAATGGTGACATTAAAATAATTTGCAATTTCTTGCTGGAGGTCAGTGGTGACAATTGTTTTAACCACAAATCCATTTTCTGGAAGTCTGTTTTGCTCTCTCAGACGCAAAAGAATATAATATAAAAGCATACTGCCTATCTGATTTCCATTAATGAGAACATACTGTCCGTTATCATCTTTAAATGCAACGCCCATACGATCAGCATCAGGGTCAGTTGCCAGCACTATATCAGCATTAATGCGTTGTGCAAGTTCAATAGCCATTGTAAGCGCTTCAGGTTCCTCCGGGTTGGGTGATTTCACTGTTGGGAAATCTCCATTGGGTATAGCCTGCTTCTCAACAATATGGACATTGGCAAATCCAAATGTTGCAAGGATGCGCGGTACTATTCGGTATCCTGTCCCGTGTAGCGGAGTATATACAATATGTATGGGCGATAGCTCATCTGATTTGAATCGCACACGGGAAAGCTTCTCAGCATACACATCTATAATTTCATCTCCCACTGTAAGGATCATATTTTGAGCTATCGCATCATTAAAATCCATTTTTTTAATTTGTGTGATATCCTGAATTTTTGCCACTTCTTCAATTATTTCTTTGTCCTGCGGTGGCACAACCTGACCACCATCATCCCAGTACACCTTATAACCGTTGTATTCGGGCGGATTGTGGCTGGCTGTGATGACAATACCAGCTGTGGCCTGAAAATGGCGTATTGCAAATGAACAGATGGGTGTAGGCATGATATCCTTAAAAAGATATACTTTGATTCCATTTGCGGCTAAAATGCTTGCAGCTTCTTTTGAAAATACATCGGACATTCTCCGCGAGTCGTAGGCTATCACCACACCTTTTGCAGCATTGCCTTTTTGTACAATGTAGTTTGCAAGTCCCTGTGTTGCCATACCAACAGTGTATATGTTCATTCTGTTTGTACCGGCACCAATAATGCCTCGCAAACCACCAGTACCAAACTCTAATGATGTGTAAAAGCGCTCGTAGAGTTCTTTCTCATTCTTCTGTTCAACAAGCTGTGTCACTTCATGTATAGTGGCGTCATCAAATGGTGGTTTTTGCCACTGTTCTATTCTTTTTTGAATGATGCTGTCCATAGTTGCTGTCTCCTTAAATTATGGTATTGCTAGAATATTTTACACTATTACCCTGATGGGGGTCAATAGTAATATAAGAATAGTATAATGATAATTTCTTACAATACTATTTATTTATCCATATTTGAAAAGCAAATAATAATAAAAAACAAGGTGCACCACAAAACAATGTGTAGATTATCTATTTGAAGTTGCAATACAAATTTTAAGAATAGAATTTTTAATATGTTCATTGTGAAAAAATGATAAGAAGTATGATGGATTAATTTTTATGCTTGAATTTTTTATAAATTATATTTTTGATGTAGCGTTGAGAATAAATAAAAAAAATACTTTGGAAGAGGAATGTATGAACATTGAAACCACCACCTGCATTTCCTATAAACATCTTGAGATTTGTAAATTGCATGCTAAAAAACATGGCATGTCACTACGCACATTTTTATCTTCGCTCATA
Proteins encoded in this window:
- a CDS encoding phospho-sugar mutase gives rise to the protein MDSIIQKRIEQWQKPPFDDATIHEVTQLVEQKNEKELYERFYTSLEFGTGGLRGIIGAGTNRMNIYTVGMATQGLANYIVQKGNAAKGVVIAYDSRRMSDVFSKEAASILAANGIKVYLFKDIMPTPICSFAIRHFQATAGIVITASHNPPEYNGYKVYWDDGGQVVPPQDKEIIEEVAKIQDITQIKKMDFNDAIAQNMILTVGDEIIDVYAEKLSRVRFKSDELSPIHIVYTPLHGTGYRIVPRILATFGFANVHIVEKQAIPNGDFPTVKSPNPEEPEALTMAIELAQRINADIVLATDPDADRMGVAFKDDNGQYVLINGNQIGSMLLYYILLRLREQNRLPENGFVVKTIVTTDLQQEIANYFNVTIENVLTGFKWIAKKMKDYEGWRTFIFGGEESYGYLPLDFVRDKDAVSSCYFFAEMAHWLYTQKKSLKDFLYEIYSRFGYYGEKLVSLTLKGVEGIQKIESIMRHFRNNPPTQFAQTRVHSILDVKQGILTDLTDGKTTTVDLPSSDVLQFTLENGARLTMRPSGTEPKIKFYFSSCKKGTNIPQLEKEVAQYNETLANELLKMIEPIIKN